CTTGTACCTGTAATAGCTAGCGGCCTAGCGAAACGCTATATCTTGTGTATTATTCAATTCTTTCACTGTGTGATATGTTGCCATCTTTAGAGTTTACTCTCACAAGGttaatagtactccctccgttcctaaatacttgtcatggttgcactaaaaccacgacaagtatttagaaacggagggagtattatttataATTCATGTCCTAGAGGCTAAAATGACtcatttcaaataaaatagaaaTAGGAAACAAGATTTAGTTAACCACCCAGATTGCAGGTAAAAAATCAGTGTCCTTTTAAATGATATGTATTACTTTTTAATTTTCATGTTGCATAGTTTTATCTTATAATTTATTTAGTAAAATATTATTTCGTTTATACATAGCATGCCTCAGTACACGATTCTTTTATTTGCATATTTAAATTATAAGATTCAGATCATTATATTTATGTTTGGGCAGCATTATTTAGTTTTACAGAGCAATAACTAGTGTAGATCAAATAATACTGAATAACATAGCTTGCACGACAGCatttttggcaacagtaatcGTTTACACGAAAGCAATAACTAGTTTCTGTATATGATATTTTGCATGGCAGCTTTTTGGCACCTTGCCACAATGTTGCAGAAATTCTAGATCTATAACGTTGATATCAAGGACATCCACTTCATAGAGTATCAAAAGGAGCAAATATGCTAAAAGGTAAATAACACCATGGCAAATGGTAAATTCAGCCAACTCTGATCAGTGTTGTATATGCTAAAAAGCTAGACAAAACAATATTTCTGTGCAAAGAATATGTGATGTGCTTAGAACGAACGCTGCTAACACAATACACTAGAAccttcaggaaaaaaaacataccaaTCTTGTATTTTGTAAGCTCTTTGTAGGTGCTCCTTTTTTACACGCCTAAGAACTTCACCTATGTGCTCAGAAGCATcgtccaaatttgtcacacgTACCTGGTGAAAGACATTAGCacattaaaataataataaatgaaAGTAAAATTCTTATGAGTGGTACTCAAGTAAATATTATTGTAATTCCCTGCGGCTGGGCATAAATCTAGATCAGTGCTTCCTAAGATGGACCAAGCGGTACAAACTACAAGACATGGAAATACAGATTGCAATAAAGTTGGTAAAACGTCTTTCGCGTATTAGTTATGCTAGATAATCACaagataagaaaaataaaaacagatgCAAATATTCACTCAACGGTAGATTGTCAAATAATGCACTTTCACTAACAGAGAAGACATACAAAGGACACGACTGAAGATACATACCACACCCTTAAGAACCACATCAGTTTCTGAATCATTGTTTTGGTACACAACCCCAGGGCAATCAATTAAAAAGATCCTTTTGGTCATGGTGATGTACTGCCACACCTTCGTCTCTCCAGGAATTGGAGCTACCTTGCAAACCTACAGAcacaacagaaacaaaaatagtCAGAAAATTCTCTAAAAAGTGACATCTAAAAAGGATAGGAAGAGGAGAAAATTACAGTCTTGGAGCGTAGCGTGTTGATAACCGATGATTTCCCAACATTAGGATATCCAACAAATCCAACAGATATAGCTTGTTTATCGCTCCTCAGACGGGCAAACTGCCGTAATACTGAAAGAAGTGATCCCTGGAATTGGTTCAAGAGCATAAGTTTACATTGTATACAATAACATACATATATTCATTGAGAATCACACTTACTTTGCCAAATGACTTGTTGATGCTTGCATGAAACGCTAGGGTTGGATAGTCCCTCGACAGTGTACGCAACCATCCTTTAGTTGCCCAAGCAGGTATTAGGTCACactaaacaaaaaatgaaacatgGCCAACCATCAACGTGCCGCAATATATTGTAACAGGTAAATAAGCAATATTTGCACAcaggaaaatatatataaattaGTTGATACCTTATTTAGTAAGAATACAATGTGTTTGTGCTTAGCATTCTCCTTCAGATGTTTCTCTAGATGGTAGCATCTAGTGCCCATTGGATCCCTGGCATCCAAAACCTGCACAAGAAAAACATGTAAGCTAACAAGAACACCAATATATACAGTCCTCATTTAATATAGTCACTAGGTGCTCAAAAGTTTAATTGGTTACAGTGTGAAGAGTAATTCTCGCAAGGACAAAAGTTTGCAACACTGACCTGCACAACAACATCCGATGAGTCAATTACTTTATAAAGTTCACCCCAGATTCTTTTGCTTTGTCCCTTCTCAAACATATTATGACGGACTAGATCTCGTAAgccatcttcctcttcatccttTGGCAACTTTGATGAAGCATGTTTTTCCTCAAATGCATCTAAAAAGCAGAGACTAAAATTTTACCAAGGCAGGGAGAGCTATCCTTGAAAAATAATGCATACGAGTTCATGTAATTAAAGATTATTATCCTAAGAGTCTGCCTCATtgactgcaaaaaaaaatggaattcttAAAACTTTGAATAGCAGATGAATAGCGTGCGCCCTCTTGTTAGTTTAGTTTTATCATGTTGCCACATTACATGACATAAATCCGCACCAGCTGCAGAACTGGAGATCAAACTGAAAGCCAATTGCTTAACTAAATAAGCCTAAATGACAATAAAGCAGAGGTTCTTTAGCAGATAAGCATATACGACTCATACCTTGTGAATCATCAGCTTTCTTTATTAGCGATTCATAATCAAGACTGGATAGCTTTGGGCGTTTCCGCTTGCCCTTTGGTCCAAAGGCATGCTCAAAAGGCTCAGTCTCAAGAAGATGTGCCCTAGCTTGCTGTATCAACATAAGATATATATGAGCAACACATTCCATACTACAACGTGACTACTTAACCACTGTAGAGAAAGGCCCCAGGTTATTTAACCAAAAAACGGACTCAATAAtaaccaaaacaaaagaacagaAGTTGGTACTAATAGTTTCAGAACCAGAACACTGCACACACAGTAATAGCATCGCATACATGTTCCACAAGTCAATGACCTGTATTTCAGAAGCTATATAATGTACATGAGTTTCATTCACCTTTTGATGATCCTGCAAAAGGGCCATTGGCAACTTCCGTGCTTTCAATATCACACTGTAATTATTTGCAAGCCGAGTCTCCAGTTCGCCCCTGAATAATTCAAGTTCTTTCTGACCAACAGTCCGTGTATTTCCTGTAACAACCAAGGGGCAAAATAATTACAATCAACATTCACTTCACATCAGTGGCTTACAGTGGAGCAAACGGGATGACATGATGATAACAGCACGGGAAACATTAGTGTGCAAATTTAGTCGCTAATAAATCAGAAAGAGAAGGAACGATTCGCTCACCGAACCACCGGCGGTCGGGCTCGATGCGGGTGTTAGGAAGCTCCTTGGACTGGCAGTCGTTCGAGAGTATCTTCCCGCCGCGGTCCCTCTTGGGACGAACCTTGTACATCTGCAGCCGCCGCACCGTGGCCGCGgaccggcggccgccggcgcccgcgcccTTCTTGTCATTGGGGCGGTTGACGTCGAGAGAGTGCCGGGGCTTGCCCGACACGTTCACCGCCCgctccttcttcttcgccaTCGCGCGCTCCGAAGAAGATCTCTCTGTGTCGTGAGAGACCAGAAGGCagagaggaggcggtggaagGGAGGAAgcgaggagggggaggctagggttttggaggATAGACGGGAGGGCAAAGGGCGTGCGTTGCACGTGCGCATTTAAGGCCCGTGAGCCTGGGCCTTTGGCGGGCCATACTGGTGTGTGTAGGCTTCGTAGCTGAGCTCCCAAGCTGCTGGGCCATGACCCCTCGCCACTGCTAACGTAACGGACAAGTTTTTTGCACAAGAGCTCTGCCCTAGTTGTCACCGCTGAAGATTTAGCGTTCCcctcgcctccggccgccgtcttGGTGCTGCGAGGTGGGTGAATCTCGGTTTCTCCTAAGAGTATACAGAAGTGTTTGCCTGTTCCAATTGTTTGGTTCTGATCGGCAACGCAATGGCGGAGGTTGCGATGCCGTCCCGAATAAAGGTACTCtggttcttcttctgctgTGGTGTTGTCTCAACGGGCGTTGCTGCGGAGTCAGAGATTTTTAATCCCCGTGGGTTTAGTGTACCCGATCTTGTGGATCTTGGGTTTTTGTACTCGCAGATCCGTTTATACGTATCTGTTAAGGTTTCGTTAGTGTGTCATAATGCTTTTGTTGctttatcttttgtaattttgaaATACTTCTCTGGTGTTCTGATGAAGATCTTGCGGTTTGACGACTTGAACGTTTAAAGGATCATCCCGGCCCAAGTACATTCTGCTCAtggcttctcatcttttttttatgagcGACTCAAGGGACTTTTCAAAACCTTAAAAGGTAGTAAAGTTCGTGCAGGGATACCAGTAACGATGTTGCTGCTAAAGTCTGATTGCAGTTTCCTCGTTAAAGCCTCAGCAGAATTTTATGTTGCAAATCATGATATCACGGAGAAGATGTGTTTAGgagatttcattgtaattcttaattataGGAGTTACCTTGTAGTTTCTAGAGTCTATGATCCAAAGCATTATACTTGTAATGATTCTcatgtttgaataaagttacaggTTATTCTAAAACAAAAGTAACGTAAATTTCGAGTTTCGCTAAAAAACCGTAATTTCGAGTTTTCCGGCATGGTTTTGCACAAAACTACTCCAAAAGACCGTTACAAAGAACCTAAATCATAACGAACTGACGTTCCTTATTCCGATCTCCCGCGCGACCGATTCCTATTGGCTCAAGCGGTAACAGCTGTATCGCATACAGGTGCTAGCAAACATGCATACATGCTAAAGCCGTAAAAGTAGGAGTGTAAATCACCTAAATCTTATGGCGCATGcgtggctgcggctgctgaGTGTGTGGTTGCATGCACTAAGTTTGTTATAtgaattttgtactaattgATTTTTTAATATTCAAAATGTTTTATAACTCAAACCTCAAACCGTCTGTCCGGTTCAAAATCCGTTTTTACGGTTGACTTCGTGTCGACGAGTGGTTCGAATCTAGATCCCACTTTGGCACActtggacaaaaaaaatttggaccATTTTGTTAACAAACAATAATGTACAAGTTAACATCTTATTTTGAAAGAAGTTGTCATGTGATAGCATGtggtaactttttttttataaacacAGTAaaaacgcagacgctcacaacacgcgcGTACACTCCTTCTCTAAGAATGCACACACTcacaccctacccctatgagcacatCCGAAAGACTGATCCAGCAGATCTTGAGacattgacgaagtcaccgcaAGCGCATCGCTGTTATGGGTACGTtacctaccactgaaagaatatCGTCggttaaatcctgaaataatcCAGAAAAACGTGgcacccatgtcaagtctgAGACTTGAACGTGGATGGCTGGTTTCACCACAAGaaaccagaccacctgagtTAGGCTCAGTTCACAACATGTGGTAAGTTATTGCTAACAAGATGGCAACTTTATATATCATTGCTTGGTAATTTTAGTGCACGAGTTACCACCTCATTTCTATGATCTTACCACATTGGCAACTTGTTGCTAATAGGATAGCAACTTTATATATTATAGGGTGGTAATTTTAGTGTACAAGTTACCACCCTATTTGTATGAACTTACCACATTGGTGATTTGTTGTTAATAGTATGGCAACTTAATATTGCTTCATGGTAACTCTAATGCACAAATTACCACCCTATTTGTATCACATGACAACTTATTACTAACACGATGGTATATTATTGGGTTGTAAATTTAATGCACAAATTACGGCTCTATTTCCATGAACTTACCACATGGTAACTTGTTTCTAACAAGATGGCAACTTTATATATTATGTGCCGGCAACTTTAAAGCACAGTTACCATCCTATTTGTATGAACTTACCACATGGTAACTTGTTGCTAATAGGATAACATCTTTACATATTATTGGATGGCAACGTTtaagttgatttttttaaagatatcAATATGGGATCTAATTTTAAAGATCTCGTCGAGACAATGCTAACCGTAGAGACGAATAGTTAATTGGGCGTATGGTTTGAAAGTTATCGCACTTTAAAGTATCAGTTTTTTAAAAAGCCATacatgttgcatgcatgcattaggCATGCATGCCGGTGTCTTCCTATAACCGTACACGCTGCCGAGCGATTGCGCGATCGGTCGCGCGTTAGCAGTGCCCCAAAAAGAAATCTATTTTAAATCAGATAAAAAATATTCTCAACTGCGATATTTAGCTACAAAAACTCTTTGAGGCTGAATTTTGCTAGGTATTAGTGTTATACATCTCGACGTTGAAAAAAACTTGATAAGATAGTGGGTGAATCGAAGTTTAGGAGACGAGTATCAGGGATCACGACATTGAGCATTCAGAGCACAATACCAATCACATGGGCTCTAAGGTATTTTCAGTATCGCAGGACATCAACGCCTATGtcacccttttttttatggaaaaagCTAAAGCCCAAAAAAACAAGTCAAAATCACTTGATGCCACACCAAAGGCCGAAGTAatgtgaaagaaaaaaatggctGGCATTAAGCAAAAGGATTAGATTTGGTTAAATTGTTCAATTGGGTCATTTATGtctttattttaaaaaatgagCCAAATTTGTTAAATTTCACTTTTCAACATTCCTTGTCTATGTTCATCATATGATGTAGCATATTTGCTCGAAAAATGAAATCAGATCACTAGtctaaaacaaaaacatggtTAGTGGTATTTTCCTTTAAAAGGCAGAACTTGTGACTAAACAtatttcaggaaaaaaaacttgttaaACACGTCCCAATGACTACTCAATTTGCTTACTGCTATTGGTCTTTTTcatcatttttgttttctttgcttaCTAGGATGAAGCTGCGTCTGATGGATTTCAGATTTGCATCGTATGCAAGATCAAGTTTATGCTCGGTCTGGTGCGTTCAGTTTTGCATCGGACTAGCTTCATACGCGCGCCTTGCTGCGCAGGGGCGAAGTAGTAATCAACTATCGGTCACTTGGTTCAGCTTTACCACGACAACCACGACTCACCGACCTCATAGTCGTGACCGCCGGCACACCATCCTGTCCAGACCGACCTCTACCACGACGACCACGGCTTGCAGACCGCTCAGTCTTGATCGCTGGCTCAGCATTTCCAGACCTGCCTCTACCACGTTAAGTTGACCACAGCTCGCAGACTGATCAGCCCTAAACACTTGCTCCACACCATGTCTCATACCATGCCTGCCACGTCTACCAGATGCAGCATCCATGACCAGACCACAGAGCAACCCACAAACAACAGAAATAGCCTCTAGCCAT
This is a stretch of genomic DNA from Brachypodium distachyon strain Bd21 chromosome 1, Brachypodium_distachyon_v3.0, whole genome shotgun sequence. It encodes these proteins:
- the LOC100838821 gene encoding nuclear/nucleolar GTPase 2, yielding MAKKKERAVNVSGKPRHSLDVNRPNDKKGAGAGGRRSAATVRRLQMYKVRPKRDRGGKILSNDCQSKELPNTRIEPDRRWFGNTRTVGQKELELFRGELETRLANNYSVILKARKLPMALLQDHQKQARAHLLETEPFEHAFGPKGKRKRPKLSSLDYESLIKKADDSQDAFEEKHASSKLPKDEEEDGLRDLVRHNMFEKGQSKRIWGELYKVIDSSDVVVQVLDARDPMGTRCYHLEKHLKENAKHKHIVFLLNKCDLIPAWATKGWLRTLSRDYPTLAFHASINKSFGKGSLLSVLRQFARLRSDKQAISVGFVGYPNVGKSSVINTLRSKTVCKVAPIPGETKVWQYITMTKRIFLIDCPGVVYQNNDSETDVVLKGVVRVTNLDDASEHIGEVLRRVKKEHLQRAYKIQDWADDNDFLVQLSKMSGKLLKGGEPDLTTAAKMVLHDWQRGKIPFFVPPPQQNEGPSEIADPVEGSGEEVVSSDRTTAAMKAISGIITSQQTMNIPCQKEFGTNKEDSELAEQSE